The proteins below are encoded in one region of Bacteroidales bacterium:
- a CDS encoding CoA-binding protein yields the protein MNTRQIIDIFLNEKKMALAGVSHNPRKFGFLLFKTAKERGFDVIPVNPKGGNLENIDVVKAVADLDSSVQNLLIATHKRDTKKVLEEAIAKGIKNIWIQNGCESPEALKLAAEKNIDIVSKACFLMYAAPKGMHKFHQTIAKWTGKYMKEMVVSVN from the coding sequence ATGAATACAAGACAAATTATTGACATTTTCCTGAATGAGAAAAAAATGGCTCTTGCCGGTGTTTCTCACAATCCCAGGAAGTTTGGTTTCCTGCTGTTTAAAACCGCAAAGGAAAGGGGCTTTGATGTTATTCCTGTAAATCCCAAGGGCGGAAATCTTGAAAACATTGATGTGGTGAAAGCCGTGGCCGACCTCGACAGCAGCGTTCAGAACCTGCTTATCGCAACCCATAAAAGGGATACCAAAAAAGTCCTTGAAGAAGCGATTGCAAAAGGAATTAAAAATATATGGATACAGAACGGATGCGAGTCGCCTGAAGCCCTTAAACTCGCAGCAGAAAAAAACATAGACATCGTTTCCAAAGCCTGTTTTCTCATGTACGCTGCGCCAAAAGGCATGCACAAATTCCACCAGACAATTGCCAAATGGACAGGTAAGTATATGAAGGAAATGGTTGTGTCAGTAAACTGA